A single genomic interval of halophilic archaeon DL31 harbors:
- a CDS encoding hypothetical protein (KEGG: htu:Htur_2385 hypothetical protein) translates to MPGKAEQIDDAMDSDRVASLLSGVVDHQLPPVLDELVTEYQSLPDARPEFVWQWVHKLAPQNTLPCVDAANRERVLTDKTLIVLFVTLLDDALEKRRDEATFQTMASIPFVRRDEERSLNGVHIEDGGVSPPDSVGGDLSGRVDSKYVEFAQRVWEVLITRLEQSQRYDRYEDLFRFDLRQAVNAIQYSDLVIRHPEFGTLEELKRYESHNMGMLAYADVDLMYSSDVPDSLALLRKGVEHGQQMARIGNWVSTWRRELAEGDYSSGVVVYAVEHNIVTVEELRACASATEAGVEASVTYDDLTKRIEEAGVRDTLLEQWNANHQSLQAVDAELSSMDLTPFIEGTEEVFRYHLASTGLK, encoded by the coding sequence ATGCCCGGTAAGGCCGAGCAGATCGACGATGCCATGGACAGCGACCGCGTCGCGTCCCTCCTCTCAGGGGTTGTCGACCACCAGCTCCCGCCGGTCCTGGACGAGCTCGTCACCGAGTACCAGTCGCTCCCCGACGCACGGCCCGAGTTCGTCTGGCAATGGGTGCACAAACTCGCCCCCCAGAACACGTTGCCCTGTGTCGATGCTGCCAACAGAGAGCGCGTCCTGACCGACAAGACGCTCATCGTCTTGTTTGTGACGCTGCTCGACGACGCGCTCGAGAAGCGGCGCGACGAGGCGACGTTCCAGACGATGGCGTCGATTCCCTTCGTGAGACGGGACGAGGAGCGGTCTCTAAATGGGGTCCACATCGAAGACGGCGGCGTGAGTCCACCCGACAGCGTCGGCGGCGACTTGAGCGGTCGTGTCGACAGTAAGTACGTCGAGTTCGCACAGCGCGTCTGGGAGGTGCTGATAACGCGGCTCGAACAGTCACAGCGGTACGACCGCTACGAGGACCTGTTTCGATTCGACCTCAGGCAGGCGGTGAACGCGATTCAGTACAGCGACCTCGTCATCAGACACCCCGAGTTTGGGACGCTCGAGGAGCTCAAGCGGTACGAGTCACACAATATGGGGATGCTCGCGTACGCTGACGTCGACCTGATGTACAGCTCCGACGTCCCGGATTCGCTGGCGCTGCTCCGGAAAGGTGTCGAACACGGGCAACAGATGGCCCGTATCGGGAACTGGGTCAGCACCTGGCGACGGGAGCTAGCGGAGGGCGATTACAGTTCGGGGGTGGTGGTCTACGCGGTAGAACACAACATCGTGACCGTCGAAGAACTCCGGGCGTGTGCGTCTGCCACGGAAGCCGGTGTCGAGGCCTCGGTCACCTACGACGACCTCACCAAACGAATCGAGGAGGCGGGAGTCAGAGACACGCTCCTGGAACAGTGGAACGCAAATCATCAGTCGCTCCAGGCGGTCGACGCGGAACTGTCGTCGATGGATCTAACGCCGTTCATCGAAGGGACTGAAGAAGTGTTCCGGTATCACCTCGCCAGCACGGGGTTGAAGTGA
- a CDS encoding hypothetical protein (KEGG: nmg:Nmag_3052 hypothetical protein): MGFGSYDESEQENQNMDTDDDAEGVEVDGGEEGDLSFESTESTDELVGKLEQMRDDDDDDE, from the coding sequence ATGGGCTTTGGGAGCTACGATGAATCCGAGCAGGAGAACCAGAACATGGACACCGACGACGACGCCGAAGGGGTTGAGGTCGACGGTGGCGAGGAGGGAGACCTCTCCTTCGAGTCCACCGAGTCGACTGACGAGCTCGTCGGGAAACTCGAGCAGATGCGCGATGACGACGACGACGACGAGTAA
- a CDS encoding Sulfate-transporting ATPase (PFAM: ABC transporter-like~KEGG: hbo:Hbor_30460 ABC-type multidrug transport system, ATPase component~SMART: ATPase, AAA+ type, core) → MNAIETTDLTKRYGDVVALEELNLSVETGTVFGLLGTNGAGKSSLFKLLIGHLRPDAGSVTVGGRDVTEAGHALRRVVGYVPEHAGFSPALTGQEVLDFHARIRGIPSAARAERVADVLETVGLADAADRRVGGYSNGMNRRLALGTALLHRPRVLLLDEPTAGLDPLGVAEFHRIVERLAKADGLTVVLTSHVLAEIEALCENVAVLHDGQLKFTGSVDELAEVGNGAGLDRAFTHLVGETRTANLKRNGMNSAENAHPTEARQ, encoded by the coding sequence ATGAACGCAATCGAGACAACTGATCTGACGAAACGCTACGGCGACGTGGTCGCCCTCGAAGAGCTGAATCTCTCCGTCGAGACGGGGACGGTGTTCGGCCTGCTCGGCACGAACGGTGCCGGCAAGTCCTCGCTGTTCAAGCTCCTCATCGGCCACCTTCGCCCGGACGCCGGCTCCGTAACGGTTGGCGGCCGGGACGTGACTGAGGCGGGCCACGCACTGCGGCGGGTCGTCGGCTACGTCCCGGAACACGCTGGGTTCTCCCCAGCGCTGACGGGTCAGGAGGTGCTCGACTTCCATGCCAGAATCCGTGGCATCCCCTCGGCAGCGCGGGCTGAACGGGTGGCAGACGTGCTCGAAACGGTCGGTCTCGCAGACGCGGCCGACCGACGCGTCGGCGGCTACTCCAACGGGATGAACCGCCGGCTTGCGCTCGGGACGGCGCTGTTGCACCGGCCCAGAGTCCTCCTCCTCGACGAGCCGACTGCGGGACTCGACCCGCTCGGTGTCGCGGAGTTCCACCGCATCGTCGAGCGGCTGGCCAAAGCGGACGGGCTCACGGTCGTCCTCACCTCACACGTGCTGGCCGAGATTGAAGCGCTCTGTGAGAATGTTGCCGTGCTGCACGACGGGCAGTTGAAGTTCACCGGTTCTGTCGATGAGTTAGCCGAGGTGGGCAACGGGGCTGGACTCGATAGGGCGTTCACACACCTTGTCGGCGAGACGCGGACGGCTAATCTCAAACGGAATGGGATGAACAGCGCCGAGAACGCACACCCGACGGAGGCGCGCCAATGA
- a CDS encoding hypothetical protein (KEGG: hbo:Hbor_30470 hypothetical protein), giving the protein MTVSETDSRAATEVENVDAVQRPEEQHLWRQTLTVANREYTLMVRNRWALALTLLFAGLSLLVGVLGQQNGVIRADAVVVSLVELSTLLLPLLALAFGYDAIVGADEAGSLGILFALPIPRRYVLTGIYLGRLLTFGGAVIIGFGVGGLRIAMLGGLPSGYLGLVGAAVLAGAAFLALSVLISTLAAEKTHALGGVLLLWVWFALVHDVLALAVVAADLVPANWLGAFLLANPAAVFRVLALQAVPTATGGMADVLAGTGVTPPVLIAALLTWTVVPTWLAGRLVARRSV; this is encoded by the coding sequence ATGACTGTGTCCGAGACCGACAGTCGGGCTGCGACTGAGGTAGAAAACGTCGATGCCGTCCAACGTCCCGAGGAGCAACACCTCTGGCGACAGACGCTGACCGTCGCCAACCGGGAGTACACCCTGATGGTGCGGAACCGGTGGGCGCTCGCGTTGACGCTGCTGTTTGCAGGCCTCTCGCTGCTCGTCGGGGTTTTGGGCCAGCAGAACGGGGTCATCCGTGCGGATGCCGTGGTCGTGAGTCTGGTCGAACTCTCGACGCTGTTGCTCCCGCTGCTCGCGCTGGCGTTCGGCTATGACGCCATTGTCGGGGCGGACGAGGCCGGCTCGTTGGGCATTCTGTTCGCGCTCCCAATCCCGAGGCGGTACGTACTCACAGGGATCTACCTGGGTCGGCTGCTGACGTTCGGCGGCGCGGTCATCATCGGCTTCGGCGTCGGTGGGCTCCGAATCGCGATGCTCGGCGGGCTCCCATCGGGGTATCTTGGGCTCGTGGGTGCAGCCGTGCTCGCGGGTGCCGCGTTCCTCGCGCTCTCGGTGCTCATCTCGACGCTTGCAGCGGAGAAAACCCACGCTCTCGGTGGGGTGCTCCTGCTGTGGGTCTGGTTCGCGCTGGTCCACGACGTGCTCGCGCTGGCAGTCGTCGCCGCCGACCTCGTTCCAGCAAACTGGTTGGGGGCCTTCCTGCTCGCCAACCCCGCAGCCGTCTTTCGGGTACTCGCACTGCAGGCGGTCCCGACGGCGACTGGCGGGATGGCAGACGTGCTCGCGGGGACTGGGGTAACGCCGCCCGTGCTCATCGCGGCGCTGCTCACCTGGACGGTCGTTCCGACCTGGCTTGCAGGTCGACTGGTCGCACGGCGGAGCGTGTAG
- a CDS encoding parallel beta-helix repeat containing protein (KEGG: hbo:Hbor_30450 nitrous oxidase accessory protein~TIGRFAM: parallel beta-helix repeat containing protein~PFAM: Periplasmic copper-binding): MNQLERGFMVLVVLVAAALAGVVVGPVSGDVDRSIGSPSAPAPTTFESVDVAGVAVVDGTQYSSAQDAIDAASAGSTVVLRGRFDEHVEVTTADITIKSAAGSLAVLDGSGEGNVLTVNASNVTVRRVWVRNSGFDTSENDAGVWVDAPNVSFIDSRVTAATFGIWVDGVNHVTLRNNTIVGRESVTPRSYRGNGIQLWKTSETRVIGNRITDARDGIYYSWSSDVVARGNELWDLRYGVHYMYSDYNTLENNTAFDNDVGFALMLSEELTVANNTAINNTGTSGHGILLKRIDDSTVRGNVLVGNTRGIYALNSVRDSLVGNLFLENRIGLHMTAGTADEHVVENSFVHNGQPVLAVTGSLHAWNGSGTGNYWSGARTADLNDDGVSELRYRPAGLVELLVLEHPAAAVFAQSPAFKAIRRAERTLPVLDTPGVVDYHPLTTAPHDWRQYYERNRDN; the protein is encoded by the coding sequence ATGAACCAACTCGAACGTGGCTTCATGGTCCTGGTCGTGCTCGTCGCGGCAGCACTCGCTGGGGTCGTCGTCGGCCCTGTTTCGGGCGACGTCGATCGGTCCATCGGGAGTCCAAGTGCGCCAGCACCAACCACGTTCGAGTCAGTCGACGTGGCTGGTGTCGCGGTCGTCGACGGCACGCAGTACAGCTCAGCCCAGGACGCCATCGACGCTGCGTCAGCGGGTTCGACTGTTGTGCTCCGCGGCCGCTTCGACGAGCACGTGGAGGTCACCACCGCAGACATCACCATCAAAAGCGCAGCCGGCTCGCTCGCTGTCCTCGACGGGAGTGGTGAGGGCAACGTCCTGACGGTGAACGCATCAAACGTCACCGTCCGCCGAGTCTGGGTGCGCAACTCCGGCTTCGACACCTCCGAGAACGACGCCGGTGTCTGGGTTGACGCCCCGAACGTTTCGTTCATCGACAGTCGCGTCACGGCGGCGACGTTCGGCATCTGGGTCGACGGCGTCAACCACGTGACGCTTCGGAACAACACCATCGTCGGTCGGGAATCGGTGACGCCACGGTCATACCGGGGCAACGGCATTCAACTCTGGAAGACGAGTGAAACGCGTGTCATCGGGAACCGCATCACCGACGCCCGTGACGGCATCTACTACTCGTGGAGCTCCGACGTCGTTGCCCGCGGGAACGAGCTCTGGGACCTCCGGTACGGTGTCCACTACATGTACTCGGATTACAACACCCTGGAGAACAACACCGCGTTCGACAACGACGTTGGCTTCGCACTGATGCTCTCCGAAGAGTTGACCGTCGCCAACAACACGGCAATCAACAACACCGGGACCAGCGGGCACGGCATCCTGTTGAAGCGCATCGACGATTCCACAGTGCGCGGGAACGTGCTCGTGGGGAACACGCGGGGCATCTACGCGCTGAACTCGGTCCGGGACTCGCTGGTTGGGAATCTATTCCTCGAGAACCGGATCGGCCTCCACATGACGGCCGGGACGGCGGACGAACACGTCGTCGAGAACAGTTTCGTCCACAACGGCCAGCCAGTGCTTGCGGTGACCGGGAGCTTACACGCCTGGAACGGAAGCGGCACAGGAAACTACTGGAGCGGTGCCCGGACGGCCGACCTCAATGACGACGGCGTGAGTGAACTCCGCTACCGACCTGCTGGACTGGTCGAACTGCTTGTGCTGGAACACCCGGCCGCAGCGGTCTTCGCCCAGAGCCCGGCGTTCAAGGCCATCCGCCGTGCCGAGCGAACCCTCCCGGTGCTGGACACGCCTGGTGTCGTCGACTACCACCCACTGACAACCGCCCCACACGACTGGAGACAGTACTATGAACGCAATCGAGACAACTGA
- a CDS encoding hypothetical protein (KEGG: htu:Htur_1718 hypothetical protein), translated as MVGIPSPFDRGGDAFDTYDEFAPDHLPRPGPFLTGHLLLTGTRHAAFHRLTRDLFEKRGVYDVTFGYNLARLNLDHNHESAGFRYAVDAEDSTVLRAEFTPTTEFCPQAKTLAIAALRAWNGERERHEYELVRVRIADMHHQSAASNEQLAQLEEQVLETGEVPQSLESEGTHEDEPSGQAGLDQSETPF; from the coding sequence ATGGTCGGCATTCCTTCACCGTTTGACCGCGGCGGCGACGCCTTCGACACGTATGACGAGTTCGCCCCGGACCATCTCCCACGGCCTGGCCCGTTCCTCACTGGGCATCTACTCCTGACGGGCACGCGCCACGCTGCATTCCACAGACTCACCCGTGACCTATTCGAAAAGCGGGGCGTCTACGATGTCACATTTGGCTACAACCTTGCCCGCCTGAACCTCGACCATAACCACGAGAGTGCGGGCTTTCGGTACGCCGTGGACGCCGAGGACTCAACGGTTCTCCGGGCGGAATTCACGCCGACAACCGAGTTCTGTCCGCAGGCGAAGACCCTTGCCATCGCCGCACTCCGTGCCTGGAATGGGGAACGCGAGCGCCACGAGTACGAGTTGGTTCGGGTTCGAATTGCCGACATGCATCATCAGAGCGCCGCGAGTAATGAGCAACTCGCGCAGTTGGAGGAACAAGTTCTGGAGACGGGCGAAGTCCCGCAGAGCCTAGAGTCCGAGGGGACGCATGAGGACGAGCCGTCTGGGCAGGCAGGTCTCGACCAGAGTGAGACACCATTCTGA
- a CDS encoding hypothetical protein (KEGG: hbo:Hbor_30440 hypothetical protein) has translation MELRRLLPVTAAVLFVGSLLLPMWTIEMQAVQYPDQALHLGLYAYPRVSGDYVEIARLNKYIGFYYPDPVYWQPNYEPNAAAVNVPEWSLGPFVFIAVAATGLFVAVAPTARKLERGLTAQLVGTLTVFGGMLVDIQYRLYQTGHSLDPEAPVMGVDPFTPPLLGKYSVANITSYSRFGPGAYVAMVAIVLLVVAFIARGSTATPRDVPTLIRDRLQKLRGRPVNAEPEDTEADHQPASPSDVSNR, from the coding sequence ATGGAACTGCGGCGACTGCTGCCGGTCACAGCAGCAGTGCTGTTCGTGGGCTCGCTGCTGCTCCCGATGTGGACCATCGAGATGCAGGCAGTGCAGTACCCAGACCAGGCGCTCCACCTCGGGCTCTACGCCTACCCACGGGTCAGCGGCGACTACGTGGAAATCGCTCGCCTCAACAAGTACATCGGGTTCTACTACCCGGACCCGGTCTACTGGCAACCGAACTACGAGCCCAACGCCGCGGCCGTTAACGTGCCCGAGTGGTCGCTGGGACCGTTCGTGTTCATTGCGGTGGCGGCCACCGGGCTGTTCGTCGCCGTCGCGCCGACGGCACGGAAACTCGAGCGAGGGCTGACGGCCCAACTGGTCGGGACGCTGACGGTGTTCGGCGGGATGCTGGTCGACATCCAGTACAGACTGTACCAGACCGGGCACTCGCTCGACCCGGAGGCGCCGGTGATGGGCGTGGACCCATTCACCCCACCACTGCTCGGAAAGTACTCGGTGGCGAACATCACGAGCTACTCCCGGTTCGGTCCTGGGGCCTACGTGGCGATGGTGGCGATTGTGCTGCTCGTCGTCGCGTTCATCGCCCGAGGTTCAACAGCGACACCGCGAGATGTTCCAACTCTGATTCGGGACCGCCTGCAGAAACTCCGCGGGAGACCCGTCAACGCTGAGCCCGAGGACACGGAGGCTGACCACCAACCAGCGTCACCGTCGGATGTGAGCAACCGATAA
- a CDS encoding hypothetical protein (KEGG: hbo:Hbor_19520 hypothetical protein) yields MSNRVVQGRMVTPKSLAEQVEGDSVLEAEPIEDADRDCPECGSDVISVGYMPSVTAFVTAFKCQECDWAETDRD; encoded by the coding sequence ATGAGCAACCGTGTCGTGCAGGGACGGATGGTGACGCCGAAATCACTGGCCGAGCAGGTCGAGGGTGACTCAGTCCTGGAGGCCGAACCCATTGAAGACGCCGACCGTGACTGTCCGGAGTGTGGCAGCGACGTAATCAGCGTCGGCTACATGCCGAGCGTGACGGCGTTCGTGACGGCGTTCAAGTGCCAGGAGTGTGACTGGGCGGAGACCGACCGCGACTAA
- a CDS encoding multi-sensor signal transduction histidine kinase (TIGRFAM: PAS~PFAM: Signal transduction response regulator, receiver region; PAS fold-3; ATP-binding region, ATPase-like~KEGG: hma:rrnAC0487 HTR-like protein~SMART: ATP-binding region, ATPase-like; Signal transduction response regulator, receiver region; PAS; PAC motif): MTSFDDSLLSGTGSGPPSDSTPEEIRVLLVDDEVDLVELGRAVLEQEEEKMRVLTETSPAGALERLREETVDCVVSDYDMPSRNGLELLEEVREEHPNLPFILYTGKGSEEIAADAVAAGVTDYLQKRVGNDQYKVLANRINNAVAQYRAEQGLTETTRWYSTILQHSSDYVMIVDGNGLVKYVTAPIERVMGYRPTEIIGTGSFEFTHPDDKLGAAETLSKIIADPTTEETVEFRAKHNDGSWRWLEVRGQNLLDDPIINGIMVNVRDITERKERERAIERQTDRLEELTSFLTHDLRNQVNVLDGRLELASEEIPNGSLAECSQVVDRISQMVENFGELAEKGHMPTETAPVSLSGLARETWNSVMPGSATLEVDETLTVTVDVERFRSVLENLFRNARYHGGESVSVEIGRLESDAGEPNGFYVEDDGPGIEEDLHESVFHSGFTTTEDGQGMGLAIVKQVAEAHGWTVAVTDGVDGTARFEFRTGTNNNNIEVDPPASESDDAR, from the coding sequence ATGACTAGCTTCGACGACAGTTTGCTTTCGGGCACTGGGAGTGGGCCTCCCTCTGACTCCACGCCCGAGGAAATCCGTGTGCTCCTCGTCGACGACGAGGTGGACCTCGTCGAACTCGGTCGAGCGGTTCTCGAACAAGAGGAAGAGAAGATGCGGGTACTCACCGAAACCTCGCCAGCAGGTGCGCTCGAACGCCTGCGCGAGGAAACAGTCGACTGTGTCGTGAGCGACTACGATATGCCGTCGCGGAACGGCCTTGAACTGCTTGAGGAGGTGCGAGAGGAACATCCGAACCTCCCGTTCATCTTGTACACTGGGAAAGGGAGCGAAGAGATTGCTGCGGACGCAGTGGCCGCGGGGGTAACCGATTACCTGCAAAAGCGTGTTGGGAACGACCAGTACAAAGTCCTCGCAAACCGCATCAACAACGCGGTTGCGCAGTACCGCGCCGAACAGGGACTTACGGAGACGACCCGGTGGTACAGCACGATTCTCCAACACTCATCGGACTACGTGATGATCGTCGACGGCAACGGGCTCGTCAAATATGTCACCGCACCGATTGAGCGAGTGATGGGCTATCGACCGACAGAGATCATCGGTACTGGCTCCTTTGAGTTCACCCACCCCGACGACAAGTTGGGTGCCGCCGAAACGCTCAGCAAAATTATCGCGGACCCAACTACCGAGGAGACTGTCGAATTTCGAGCCAAGCATAACGACGGTTCCTGGCGCTGGCTCGAGGTCAGGGGACAGAACCTGCTCGACGACCCCATCATTAACGGGATTATGGTCAACGTCCGAGACATCACCGAACGGAAGGAACGTGAACGGGCGATTGAACGGCAGACTGACCGGTTGGAAGAGCTCACGAGCTTTCTGACACACGACCTTCGAAACCAGGTGAACGTCCTCGACGGTCGGCTCGAACTCGCCAGCGAGGAGATACCCAATGGATCACTAGCTGAATGTAGTCAGGTCGTCGACCGAATCTCACAGATGGTCGAGAACTTCGGCGAACTGGCCGAAAAGGGCCATATGCCGACCGAGACCGCCCCAGTATCGCTCTCGGGACTCGCACGTGAAACGTGGAACAGCGTGATGCCTGGGTCGGCGACGCTGGAAGTCGACGAGACGCTGACGGTGACCGTCGACGTGGAGCGGTTCCGCAGCGTCCTCGAGAATCTCTTCAGGAACGCACGCTACCACGGTGGCGAGTCGGTCTCGGTGGAGATTGGACGGCTGGAGAGCGACGCGGGAGAGCCGAACGGGTTCTACGTCGAGGACGACGGCCCCGGAATCGAGGAGGACCTGCACGAATCGGTGTTCCACTCCGGATTCACGACGACCGAGGATGGCCAGGGGATGGGTCTCGCGATCGTCAAACAGGTCGCTGAGGCCCACGGCTGGACCGTTGCAGTCACCGACGGCGTCGACGGAACTGCACGATTCGAGTTCCGAACCGGTACCAACAACAACAACATCGAGGTAGACCCTCCCGCCTCCGAGTCAGACGATGCCCGGTAA
- a CDS encoding hypothetical protein (KEGG: hbo:Hbor_34900 hypothetical protein) — MSHVPGAVDTEYQPPMAIPLAHFLVAIFFLLAGLGVGLLISLGALQGFATLAHIHLFLIGWVCVTIMGAMTQFVPVWSGVRLHSRRLAVLQLVLATLGLAGFAGALLTGTIRVFPVAGGLLAVGLWLFVYNIARSLPKPTAFDVTERHFALALAFFTLVPLLGLLLGIDLVVPLLGPWGIPRHAVVASHATLAVFGAVLTTIFGALYQLATMFTQTALHGVDQHLQRIEEFCYPLGVVLLAGGRLFSVQSVATLGGLLLLLGVAAFAAILLRRLVESRLGRTSMIDRYAVVGVAMVLWVLVTLPTWIDSPTRGASLFGGSTPLLLFGVVGFTVFGSLYHIVPFIVWVHRYGDMLGYEPVPMVDELYTHRLASVDFWTLVAGTACLVVDSFGGPARLGPIGIVAISVGGLLFAVNIAIVVHEHAAPDRRDAVLSRIRKTVLGRK; from the coding sequence ATGAGCCACGTCCCTGGTGCCGTCGACACCGAGTATCAACCACCGATGGCGATTCCGCTTGCACACTTCCTCGTCGCCATCTTCTTTCTCCTAGCTGGACTCGGTGTCGGTCTCCTCATCTCTCTTGGGGCGCTCCAGGGATTCGCGACGCTCGCGCACATTCACCTCTTCCTCATCGGTTGGGTCTGCGTGACCATCATGGGGGCGATGACACAGTTCGTCCCGGTCTGGTCGGGCGTCCGCCTGCACTCGCGGCGTTTGGCCGTACTCCAACTAGTGCTGGCGACGCTCGGGCTCGCCGGATTTGCCGGCGCTCTGCTGACGGGCACTATCCGGGTATTCCCGGTCGCCGGTGGGCTGCTGGCGGTGGGACTCTGGCTCTTCGTCTACAACATCGCCCGCTCGCTCCCGAAGCCGACTGCGTTCGACGTGACCGAGCGGCATTTCGCGCTCGCACTGGCATTCTTCACGCTGGTGCCGCTTCTCGGACTCCTCCTCGGGATTGATCTGGTGGTTCCGTTGCTTGGGCCGTGGGGCATCCCGCGACACGCGGTCGTTGCCAGTCACGCAACGCTTGCGGTGTTCGGCGCGGTGTTGACCACCATCTTCGGCGCGCTCTATCAGCTTGCGACGATGTTCACGCAGACCGCACTCCACGGCGTCGACCAGCACCTCCAACGGATTGAGGAGTTCTGTTACCCGCTCGGCGTCGTGCTGCTCGCCGGGGGGCGACTGTTCAGTGTCCAGTCCGTTGCTACGCTCGGTGGCCTGTTGCTCCTGCTGGGGGTCGCAGCGTTCGCAGCCATCCTCCTGCGTCGACTGGTCGAGTCACGGCTCGGGCGCACGTCAATGATCGACCGGTATGCCGTCGTTGGTGTCGCGATGGTGCTCTGGGTCCTCGTAACTCTCCCAACATGGATTGACAGTCCGACCCGCGGAGCCTCCCTGTTCGGTGGGTCGACGCCACTGCTTCTGTTCGGCGTCGTCGGGTTCACAGTCTTCGGGTCGCTCTACCACATCGTCCCGTTCATCGTCTGGGTGCACCGCTACGGCGACATGCTGGGCTACGAACCAGTTCCGATGGTCGACGAACTCTATACTCACCGCCTGGCAAGCGTCGATTTCTGGACCCTGGTTGCAGGGACTGCGTGTCTCGTCGTCGACTCATTCGGAGGGCCTGCACGCTTAGGTCCAATCGGCATCGTCGCGATTTCAGTTGGTGGGCTATTGTTCGCAGTCAACATCGCCATCGTCGTCCACGAGCACGCGGCACCAGACCGAAGAGATGCGGTTCTGAGCCGAATTCGGAAGACAGTGTTGGGGCGAAAATAA